The Podarcis raffonei isolate rPodRaf1 chromosome 2, rPodRaf1.pri, whole genome shotgun sequence genome window below encodes:
- the LOC128409612 gene encoding parapinopsin-like translates to MDSLDTNPLSVNVSTGRVVLMPRIGYTIIAIIMAISCTLSVILNTTVIAVTIKYRQLRQPINYSLVNLAIADLGAALLGGTLNVETNAVGYYNLGRVGCVTEGFSMAFFGIVALCTIAVIAIDRAIVIGKPMGTLTFTTRKAMIGVAASWVWSLVWNTPPLFGWGGYQMEGVMTSCAPDWYNSDPINVSYIVCYFLFCFTIPFAAILVSYGYLLWTLRQVAKVGVAQRGSTTKAEAQVSRMVIVMVMAFLICWLPYATFALVVVGNPQIYINPIIATIPMYLAKSSTFYNPVIYIFMNKQFRDCLVRCLLCGKNPCASNQADETDLEVSTVAPASSSRCGKVSPQ, encoded by the exons ATGGATTCTCTGGACACCAATCCCTTGTCAGTGAATGTCAGCACAGGAAGAGTGGTCTTGATGCCTCGTATTGGTTACACTATAATTGCAATTATCATGGCAATATCTTGCACTTTATCAGTAATTCTGAATACAACTGTTATTGCAGTAACTATTAAGTACAGACAGCTTCGTCAGCCAATTAACTATTCCCTGGTCAATTTAGCCATAGCAGACCTTGGAGCAGCCTTGTTGGGAGGAACTCTGAATGTAGAAACAAATGCTGTTGGCTATTACAACCTGGGTAGAGTTGGCTGTGTCACCGAAGGCTTTTCTATGGCATTTTTTG GCATTGTGGCTTTATGCACCATAGCAGTGATAGCTATAGACCGCGCGATTGTGATCGGCAAGCCTATGGGAACACTTACTTTTACCACCAGGAAAGCCATGATTGGAGTTGCTGCGTCCTGGGTCTGGTCTCTCGTTTGGAACACTCCCCCTCTTTTTGGTTGGGGAGGATACCAGATGGAAGGCGTCATGACCTCCTGTGCTCCGGACTGGTACAACAGTGACCCTATTAATGTTTCCTATATTGTCTGCTACTTTCTATTCTGCTTTACAATTCCGTTCGCTGCCATCTTGGTTTCCTATGGATATCTACTATGGACTCTGCGCCAG GTTGCTAAAGTTGGAGTAGCTCAACGAGGCTCAACAACGAAAGCGGAAGCTCAAGTGTCACGGATGGTGATAGTCATGGTGATGGCATTCTTGATTTGCTGGCTTCCTTACGCAACTTTTGCCCTGGTAGTTGTGGGTAATCCTCAAATCTACATTAATCCTATTATAGCCACCATTCCTATGTACCTGGCGAAAAGCAGCACGTTCTATAATCCAGTCATCTACATTTTTATGAACAAGCAG TTCCGCGATTGTCTCGTTAGGTGTCTCCTGTGTGGAAAAAATCCATGTGCTTCCAATCAAGCGGATGAAACTGATCTAGAAGTTTCTACTGTTGCCCCTGCTTCCTCTTCAAGATGCGGCAAAGTTTCTCCACAGTAG